TAACAAATACAAATGAAGCAAAAACAAAACGTTATCTCCCCCACCGCCGTCGTTGGCGACCCCCACGGTCGTCCGGCGGTAGAAGTGTGCTCTCCTCCCCCTAGTCGAAGCAAGAAATATTTTTGCATTTTCGTTTTTTTTTTCAAACACATAAGAAGAAAGCGAAAAATTAAACTAATATGGATATACAATGAAAGaggatgaacaccgacaactggaacgAATGTGTGATAAATGAATGTAATATCAGTGAGAAATACATACTATCCCAagggcttttggcctaacttggtctATGGCCATGCCTGGAAATGGTCAGGTCCAGGGCAATACTCGGGCTCCTGAGGATCCCACTGGTAGATAGGCTCCTGAGGATCCCACTAATAAATGGGCTCCTCCGCCGGCTCTGGCTCAGGTGTTGGCTCTGGTGCTGAGGGTGATGTCAACCCCAATAAGCGTAAATGTGCTCCGCCATATTGGTGTACCTGCCCTTGGAAAGATCGAACAAAGGTGGCGCAGGCAAAGCATTTTTAAATGCATGTTCAACTATTTTCACAAACATGAGAAACATTATCTCTAAttctctatacacatttaacattttttgaaggcttggttaacatttttttgaaattttgtaTTTAAAGTCTTTTTATAATATATGTATTTAGAATATTTGGAAGTGTAAACGAAAGtagaaaaaggaaaaataaactaAACCAAAACACGTGAAAATAAATTTTAGAAATGAGGTTGTGGCCTCCCGCGCTCCTGCGTCGGCCCAACTCTCGCACTGCTGGACACGAGGCTCCCCTCTGTCTCGGTAGAAGAGAGGTATAGCCGCGCCCTGGGGAGGAGCACGAAAGCAATGTGTCACCTATACTGATTCCTATAGGAATCGCCTACGGGCGACAGAGTAGCTGGCCACCATTAGCTGCATCGCTCGACGGCTTCGCTTATGCCACGCCCCATCGCCACGCTCGATTGATATAGTCCGGTTTTCTTCCTATTGTTTTTTGATTCAATCTTCTTTGTTTTTTGTTGGTTTTATTCGATTTATTTTTTTCTTCATTATTTTTTGGTTTCCTTGTTGTCGCAATGGTTTTCTTCTGTATAGTTTGTTTCCGTTGtttctttctttgtttttttcattttgtttcttcatttttatttttttcattgtaggttttttctttttttccaaCACATGTTTACTTTGTTAGACACGTTGTACATTTTGGATGTACATGTAAAACAATTTTTATACTCgctaaacatttttcaaatacatattTAACATTATACCAAAACATGTTTTGTATATATTATTAAAATACACGTTAAACTTTTTTCAATGAATGTTGAAACATTTTCTAACAATTCATGAAATAATTTTTTTGAACTACACGAACATTTGTTTACATTGTATAAACATTTTTAAATGTCTCCTACATTGCTTTGAAATGTGTGACTTTTTCTAATTGTCACAAAAAAATTGCATACACATGATTATTTTTCGTACATATGATTATCATTTTTGGTacacatgattaacatttttttcattTACGTTATACATTTTTTTCTTATACACCAGAATTTTTTTATACATGTGTAACCTTTTTTAAATGCAAGATTAACATTTTCAAATATAGTATTAAatttattaaattttactatgGAGTTTTTGTATTATATTTATATCTATTTATATAATATTTAGAAATATAAAtagaattaaaaaaataaaatgtgAAGGAAAAACGAAAAAAATCACCCACGACATGAACATGATGCAGCCTTTGTTTACTGGGTTAGCCCAGCTGCAGGCTAGCCAGGCTACGCGCCGCAGTAAGCGGCACATGGCCGCATCCTAAGGAGGAGCTCTCTAAGTGAACAGTGCCGCGAGCGAGGGAGTAAACATTACTAGGCGAAAtaactaattaaggagtactcttTGCAAAGTCCACCCTTACCCCAGTGTTTGTTCTCTTAACCGTGCGTAcaaatctcaaaccgttttcaccattggattcctcaCGTCAAAATCTTCAAATTAGATCTCATTTTAGTAATTTTTGGCGATTTTCTTTCAACAAAAAAAATCAAACCGACAGCATTTTTTTCCTTTGCGAATAGTAACATGTGCAAGCAAATCTTTGCCTCCACAAGAAGACATTTTGTGCCTCTCtcaaaaaaacatgttttttttcttttttagaaGAGGTGCCTCTTGCAGAAGTAAATCCGTGCCTGCACAAGAAGTAAATCTAttcctctcgcggaagaaaaaaaattctttccaagtggcaTGAGTGTGCTTCTCGCAGAAACAAATCCGTGTCTCCACGAGAAGTATATCTTTGCCTCTCGCGGGAAAAAAACATATACTTTTTTCTTTTCTGAGAGTCATGACTGCCTCTTGCATAAGCAAATCTATGCCTCCACGAGAAATAAATCTGTGCCTTTCGcataagaaaagaaataaaatacatTTTTGTTTCCTTTTCTGAGAGGCACGACTGTGTCTTTTGCGGAAGCAAATCCGTACCTCTACGAGAAGTAAATCTGtgactctcgcggaaggaaaaaaacaCATTTCCCCTTTTCCGAAAGGCACAGTCACAGAAACAAATCTGTGCCTGCACAAGAAGTGAATATGAGCCTCTTgtaggaaaaagaaaaagaaagaaaaaatgttTTCCCATCAAAATTTTTTTTTTGCCCAAAATGTATGTAAAACTAGGGGAAGAACTGAAAAGctggaaaaaacaaaaaaaaatcgtCTAAAAGCCAATAACGCATACAGAAAAGTCAAAAAAAATATCAGAGGGGACATCAGAATGCGAAACGTGACGGCGGCTGAGAGGGCGCCAAGTGACATACTCACAGCCCATCAAAAGTGACCCTTGAAGGGGCTCTCAAAGGAGTTCTCACTGATTAGTAGCTCTAGGGCGTGGCGCAGGAGCAAGCGACTCGTGCGCTATCAGCTGTATTTTGACGCTTGGTCCATAAAACATTAAAGCGAACATTATTAAGACGTCCTAGAGAGTAACCCAGGGAGTTGCTATATATCGCTCTTGGCAAGTGGAAGAAGGACGCTCGCCCACAGCAGCTAACTTGGGCCAGGCCTAATACCTTGTTTTTCGTTCGATAAGATAGATCGATAGATTGGTTTTGTTCGGCTTCGTGTTTTGCTAATatttttacttttctttttctcttttatttttgaTTTTCAAAATAACACAAAAGTAAGAAAAAAATTGTCAATGAAAAAATGTTCACAcaaacatatactccctccgtccggaaatacttgtcattgaaatggatgtatctagatgtattttagttctagatacattcattttcatccattttgatgacaagtaattccggacggagggagtaaataTCTTCACAGCAAAAGGTTAAGTGCTGTTTGAAAAATGTTGTCATATTTTAAATTGTACTCGTTGTTTTTAAAAAATGGCAACATTATTAAAAAGTTCAATGTGTATTTAAAATTGCGCAACATTATTGTAAAAATGTATGTTATGTATTTTATAAAGTTCAATGTGTACCAGAAAATGTTCACACATTTTTTGGATTGTCCATCGTATATAAAACATGTAAATTTTgtatttaaaaaacattgattaTTTAAAGAAGCTTCATAGAGTATTTTGAAAGTTTTCACTATGTATTAAAATGTTCGTAGTTCATTTTAAAATATATTGATCGTGTATTTtagaaaaaatgttcatcataaACTAAAAAATGATCATGTATTCAAAAACGTTCATAgtgtaatttaaaaaaaaaactgaaGGGAGCATTCTCCAAGTTGAATACGTCCTTCCTCCTTACAGCATTCTTTCCTATGTACATACAGATCCCACCTCCAACCCATCCCTACAATTGCAGGATAATCCTTCTTTCTTTCAAAACACATGTTCGAAAATGACCTTCGAAACATGTCTATCAAATACATGGTGAGGGCAGTTAGCCGCGTAGTAACAGCTTCTCACGACGCTCAACAAGGTTCGCTTCGTCTCGCTGCTCGTCCCATCGTCGTGCGTCTGGAGAAATTTCTGGGTGAGTTCCTGCATGCCTGCCTCGATTTTCTCGTCCATGTGGCTCATCGCCGTCTCGTTCGTTTTGGTGTCCTGTAAATAAATTGCATAATTAGTTCAATAGATGCACCGTATGTGCCATGTTTCTAATAAATGCCACGATGGATTGTAGCGCCGACTTAATAGAAGTTATTTCAAGTTAATTTACAAGCCAAAACTAGCATGAGATCCCTGAAGGTTTGGAGCTTGCTTGAGAGCCCGCTTGAGCTTACACACGTGGGTCATTCATTGCACACGAGTAACCAAGAAAGAGTGAGATAAGTTCAATGGAAAATACCATCAACCATGTATCACATGGTTCAATGGAAAATATGGCAAGAAAATTATTTCAGCGTAAAAGACCTACCTGAGAAAGTAACATCTTGTGGTGAAGGTTGTCGCAAATAGATGACGCAAGTTGAATAAAGCAAGCGCCATCCATGCTGTTTATCATCGATGATGCTTCAGCGGTTCGTCCACCACAAATCTCAACAATTTTGACTAGAAGCAAACATGTTTGTTTATCGTGAACCATGCACGACCCTGCTTGAATAACACTTGAATCGTATGTGTCATCCTCTCTATTTATCAGTTGCATCATCCATTCAATCCACTAGAGGTTCAAAGAAATATATTAGAATTTTTACCAAAGAGAACATTCTAGTAATTAGTAACTAAAAAAAACAGGTGCAATTGCTTGTCCAACTTACAGCACAGCGTAACAGATTGTTGATGTACACTGGTCCTCCACCAACAGGTAGTGTCTCTTGTGCCAATAAATCAATAAACTGCTGAAGTGCCCCCACAAGGATGTCCCCTTTTGCATCTCCTTTACGCCTAGATGGACAAATTGTGTCATGTAAACCATATTGAAAAATGAGAAGACATTATAATGAAAGTCCATGTTTTTCTAATGGCACAGTGATGGATTAAATAGTACTAGTGTTTAAAGATATTACATCATCCCTCATTAAGCAAAAAATATTACGTGACATCACGCAAAGTAAAAGAAAGCTATATATGCAAGTTTGAAGGTCTTAATTTCTAAGAGAGTGGATTTTATGTTTGCATCATAATTGTCCGCTGGTGGAAATCATCTACCAAATTACTAGTATTAGTTTGCTATTTTTCTTATCAGAAGAACAATTAGTCAAAGGGATCCAAATAAGCATGTAAATATTTATCATTTGGCGTGATAGTTTAGATTGAGCAGTAATGCTCAGTTAATGTGCTCACCATGATATAGTACTATTTCCTTCATGGAGACCGCCGTGCATAAACCGTTCCATCATTTCATTACCCGACAGATCACTATGAAGATATTTAGTAATAATGTTGGCCAGCACTGACACCTTGGCCCATGCAAGTCGCTCTGTGGCACGGCTTGGTTCGAAAATGCAAGCAGCAGCTAGAAAATAAGCTCTCAGAACATCTCTTAAAGCCACCCCAAAAGTCTCAAGGCCATTCTCAATAAACCACCTAAATACATAGAAAGACATGTTATGCAAGGAAAATGAGACATAATTAACAAAATGTTATGTGAGATCAATGCGTACTTTTGTAGGCCATGCCACTCAAGCTGATGTTGGACTTGGCAGCGATTGAAATCACGCTTTGCCAACTCAAGATAGGTGTTGTTGTTCACAAGTGGCATCCTGCCAAAGCCATTCAGCATATCAACTCTGGGATCTTTCCTCAAGAAGTATGGAATGAACCAATTGTCAGAATTTGATGATTTTGTACCTGTAGAGTGTCTTTCCAATCCAGACATCATTCTCACCACCATATTGATCTAGGTAGGCCCTTGCTTCTACACGCGGTAAGCTTGCATACCATGGGAAGTCCAGTGTATATTTTACCTATAATCATAAATAAAGGTATTTATATTCTTGTTCGTATCCAGATAAGGTTATTTTGTTTCACAAATATAAGATAATAACTTTTTAAAAATATGATAACAAGAGAGTGTTTAAAATAGtcatgttatatatgaaaataTCAATTATAATTCTTTAGGGGCTTCGAAAAAAATTAACTAGCAAGTGTCATGAGCAATCAAGCCAAAGATTGTAAGAGTTATGTTTACTTCCTAATCCATCTAAACCGATTGATTGGCAGGATGGACGTGTTTACCTCGCCTGGTAGATCCTTAGCAATGATCCATTTGTCTCGAATCGTGCCCTGGGCTTCCCTTTCTCTAAGGAACGCATACGAGAATCTCCCTGCACGCTGCAACACATCCTCTCCAGGGAATCTTAGCTGAGAGGCCCTGTTCAGGTTGTACATCCCAGTGACTGCTTGCGTTGATTGCCCCGCGAAACAGAAGAACTCCCCGTCCTTCTCAAAGTTCTCAAATACACCTGCGAATGAATCAGCATCAGTTTTGTGTGTGACGCGACAAAATTATTATTAGATTCTGCAGAGTATGTACAGCACGATACAATCATCGGATTCACACGAAAAGGGGGTCGTACTCGGTGAGACGGTGTATCCATGCAGCCGCAGCAGCCGGAAGGCCATGGCTGTGTCATCCACGTCTCTTACAGCGGAGTTCCTTGCCCAGCATATCCCATCTTCAGTCCAGTGCCTACAGCATCAGTAAAGAAGTTAGAAGGAACTTTCCTCATGAAGCGACCAATGGTTTAAGCAATATTAACAAGAAACAGTTATGGATGAGAAAGTAAACCTGTGGACATAGTCCAAGCACTGTTTAATTTCTTGCTTGAAGTAGCGTGAGATTCCAAGACGCTCCAGCCGATCGACGACCCAGATGTGTTCAAAGAGATCAACCGGGTAAACATTGGGAACTGAAATGTGCCAATCAAGACGAACAATGCACACGGGATCAGGAATTACCAAAAAAAGAACTCAATCCCATCCAATAGCAGTGCAGTTAACGGTCATGGATCTCTTACCTCCTCCATTGAATTTCTTGACGATTCTGTCGATGTACTCGAAGCATTTTGCGTCACCAGTTTGCTTGAGAGCAAAGGCTGTAGCCGAAGGAGAATAGAGGAAGGACCCATCACTAGACTGGAGCCTGAGGATCTTGTGCCAGTCCACCCCGGGCATTCCTTCAAGGGAATGCAGGATCGTCGTTG
This sequence is a window from Aegilops tauschii subsp. strangulata cultivar AL8/78 chromosome 7, Aet v6.0, whole genome shotgun sequence. Protein-coding genes within it:
- the LOC109734071 gene encoding ent-copalyl diphosphate synthase 1, chloroplastic isoform X1, translating into MMQLHLLPPAWVPSGYGGHGPRPRALAVKGPCRFSGKGDATLVETAGSRVALQIAQATSVSSAKVLQTNLVRNDIQILERTEEPCDLDDYCVIPGAEFGQPLVNQVRMMLGSMSDGEISVSAYDTAWVALVPRLDDGDSPQFPATLQWILDNQLPDGSWGDAALFSAYDRITNTLACVVALTKWSLGPDKCIRGLSFLEENMWRLAEEDLESMPIGFEIAFPSLLEVAKSLGIGFPYDHHALQRIYANREVKLKRIPMEMMHRIPTTILHSLEGMPGVDWHKILRLQSSDGSFLYSPSATAFALKQTGDAKCFEYIDRIVKKFNGGVPNVYPVDLFEHIWVVDRLERLGISRYFKQEIKQCLDYVHRHWTEDGICWARNSAVRDVDDTAMAFRLLRLHGYTVSPSVFENFEKDGEFFCFAGQSTQAVTGMYNLNRASQLRFPGEDVLQRAGRFSYAFLREREAQGTIRDKWIIAKDLPGEVKYTLDFPWYASLPRVEARAYLDQYGGENDVWIGKTLYRMPLVNNNTYLELAKRDFNRCQVQHQLEWHGLQKWFIENGLETFGVALRDVLRAYFLAAACIFEPSRATERLAWAKVSVLANIITKYLHSDLSGNEMMERFMHGGLHEGNSTISWRKGDAKGDILVGALQQFIDLLAQETLPVGGGPVYINNLLRCAWIEWMMQLINREDDTYDSSVIQAGSCMVHDKQTCLLLVKIVEICGGRTAEASSMINSMDGACFIQLASSICDNLHHKMLLSQDTKTNETAMSHMDEKIEAGMQELTQKFLQTHDDGTSSETKRTLLSVVRSCYYAANCPHHVFDRHVSKVIFEHVF
- the LOC109734071 gene encoding ent-copalyl diphosphate synthase 1, chloroplastic isoform X2, with the protein product MMLGSMSDGEISVSAYDTAWVALVPRLDDGDSPQFPATLQWILDNQLPDGSWGDAALFSAYDRITNTLACVVALTKWSLGPDKCIRGLSFLEENMWRLAEEDLESMPIGFEIAFPSLLEVAKSLGIGFPYDHHALQRIYANREVKLKRIPMEMMHRIPTTILHSLEGMPGVDWHKILRLQSSDGSFLYSPSATAFALKQTGDAKCFEYIDRIVKKFNGGVPNVYPVDLFEHIWVVDRLERLGISRYFKQEIKQCLDYVHRHWTEDGICWARNSAVRDVDDTAMAFRLLRLHGYTVSPSVFENFEKDGEFFCFAGQSTQAVTGMYNLNRASQLRFPGEDVLQRAGRFSYAFLREREAQGTIRDKWIIAKDLPGEVKYTLDFPWYASLPRVEARAYLDQYGGENDVWIGKTLYRMPLVNNNTYLELAKRDFNRCQVQHQLEWHGLQKWFIENGLETFGVALRDVLRAYFLAAACIFEPSRATERLAWAKVSVLANIITKYLHSDLSGNEMMERFMHGGLHEGNSTISWRKGDAKGDILVGALQQFIDLLAQETLPVGGGPVYINNLLRCAWIEWMMQLINREDDTYDSSVIQAGSCMVHDKQTCLLLVKIVEICGGRTAEASSMINSMDGACFIQLASSICDNLHHKMLLSQDTKTNETAMSHMDEKIEAGMQELTQKFLQTHDDGTSSETKRTLLSVVRSCYYAANCPHHVFDRHVSKVIFEHVF